Proteins encoded in a region of the Saccharothrix ecbatanensis genome:
- the eno gene encoding phosphopyruvate hydratase, with product MTAIVRVVGREIVDSRGNPTVEVDVLLEGGARGRAAVPSGASTGTNEAVELRDGDKSRYHGKGVRAAVDAVNGEISKTILGMSAEAQTDLDRTLIDLDGTPNKARLGANATLGVSLAVAKAAAAHHDVPLYRYVGGVYAHLLPMPMMNIINGGAHADNAIDFQEFMIAPVGAKTFAEAVRVGSEVFHTLRKELHAAGHNTNVGDEGGFAPNLNSADEALQFVVDAIEKTGYTPGDDIAILLDPAASEFYADGVYDYAGEGRKRTVEEHVEYLAQLVAKFPIVSIEDGMAQDDMKGWKLVTDTIGDRCQLVGDDVFCTNVKLLTEGIEAGIANSILVKVNQIGTLSETLATTQTAHRAGYSVVMSHRSGETEDTTIADLAVAINCGQIKTGSLSRSDRTAKYNQLIRIEEELGSEARYAGRSALSRG from the coding sequence ATGACTGCCATTGTCCGAGTGGTCGGCAGGGAGATCGTCGACAGCCGGGGCAACCCCACTGTCGAGGTCGACGTGCTGCTGGAGGGCGGTGCGCGAGGTCGGGCGGCGGTTCCCTCGGGGGCGTCTACCGGGACCAACGAGGCGGTCGAGCTGCGGGACGGCGACAAGAGCCGGTACCACGGCAAGGGTGTGCGTGCGGCGGTCGACGCGGTCAACGGCGAGATCTCCAAGACCATCCTGGGGATGAGCGCCGAGGCCCAGACGGACCTGGACCGCACGCTGATCGACCTTGACGGCACCCCGAACAAGGCTCGTCTCGGCGCGAACGCGACGCTGGGCGTGTCGCTCGCGGTGGCCAAGGCCGCCGCCGCGCACCACGACGTGCCGCTGTACCGCTACGTGGGTGGCGTGTACGCGCACCTGCTGCCGATGCCGATGATGAACATCATCAACGGTGGCGCGCACGCGGACAACGCGATCGACTTCCAGGAGTTCATGATCGCGCCGGTCGGCGCCAAGACCTTCGCAGAGGCCGTGCGGGTCGGTTCCGAGGTGTTCCACACGCTCCGCAAGGAGCTGCACGCCGCCGGGCACAACACGAACGTCGGCGACGAGGGCGGCTTCGCGCCGAACCTGAACTCCGCCGACGAGGCGCTCCAGTTCGTCGTGGACGCGATCGAGAAGACGGGCTACACCCCCGGTGACGACATCGCGATCCTGCTGGACCCGGCCGCGTCCGAGTTCTACGCCGACGGTGTCTACGACTACGCCGGCGAGGGCCGCAAGCGCACCGTCGAGGAGCACGTCGAGTACCTGGCCCAGCTCGTGGCCAAGTTCCCGATCGTGTCGATCGAGGACGGCATGGCGCAGGACGACATGAAGGGCTGGAAGCTCGTCACCGACACCATCGGCGACCGCTGCCAGCTCGTCGGCGACGACGTGTTCTGCACCAACGTGAAGTTGCTGACCGAGGGCATCGAGGCGGGCATCGCCAACTCGATCCTGGTCAAGGTCAACCAGATCGGCACGCTCAGCGAGACGCTGGCGACGACGCAGACCGCGCACCGGGCGGGCTACTCCGTGGTCATGTCCCACCGGTCCGGCGAGACCGAGGACACCACGATCGCCGACCTCGCGGTGGCGATCAACTGCGGTCAGATCAAGACGGGTTCGCTGTCCCGTTCCGACCGCACGGCCAAGTACAACCAGCTCATCCGCATCGAGGAGGAGCTGGGCTCGGAGGCCCGCTACGCGGGTCGTTCGGCGCTCAGCCGGGGCTGA
- a CDS encoding ABC transporter permease: MIRDNVRVLAAAFVSARADLKVIYTWRTWSFAWLSRILTQVAFYAVIGRLLGSAERTQYLLVGNAVFIAALVSLFVCASTAWERQAGTLPLLVAAPTSAFPLFVGRSAQWLLDGTLCASIALFVLSPLFGLPLPMPRALLALPLIALVSWSTYCFGLVLAAFVLRKVEVRNLVSGIGSLTLMLVCGVQVPTTFWPAPFPQVAEVLPLTHGLGAVRDLLAGAPAGVVAGGAALELCVATGWLVVAGFAFRHLAESGRRDGSIEFGD; this comes from the coding sequence GTGATCCGCGACAACGTGCGGGTGCTGGCCGCCGCGTTCGTCAGCGCGCGGGCCGACCTGAAGGTGATCTACACGTGGCGCACCTGGTCGTTCGCGTGGCTGTCCCGGATCTTGACGCAGGTGGCGTTCTACGCCGTGATCGGGCGGCTGCTCGGGTCGGCCGAGCGCACCCAGTACCTGCTCGTCGGGAACGCGGTGTTCATCGCCGCGCTGGTGTCGCTGTTCGTGTGCGCGTCGACGGCGTGGGAACGGCAGGCGGGCACGCTGCCGCTGCTGGTGGCCGCGCCGACCAGCGCGTTTCCGCTGTTCGTCGGGCGCAGCGCGCAGTGGCTGCTGGACGGGACGTTGTGCGCTTCGATCGCGCTGTTCGTGCTGTCGCCGCTGTTCGGCCTGCCGTTGCCGATGCCACGGGCGCTGCTCGCGTTGCCGCTGATCGCGTTGGTGTCGTGGTCGACGTACTGCTTCGGGCTGGTGCTGGCGGCGTTCGTGCTGCGCAAGGTGGAGGTGCGCAACCTGGTGAGCGGGATCGGCTCGCTGACGCTGATGCTCGTGTGCGGGGTCCAGGTGCCGACGACGTTCTGGCCGGCGCCGTTCCCGCAGGTGGCCGAGGTGCTGCCGCTGACCCACGGGTTGGGTGCGGTGCGCGACCTGCTGGCAGGGGCGCCGGCGGGCGTGGTGGCGGGCGGTGCGGCGCTGGAGCTGTGCGTGGCGACCGGTTGGCTGGTGGTCGCGGGCTTCGCCTTCCGGCACCTCGCGGAGAGCGGGCGGCGGGACGGCTCGATCGAGTTCGGCGACTGA
- a CDS encoding ABC transporter permease, with protein MITVFGAAVWFQGLQMRRIANLSALVATPLFTLALVAIMVHSGRADLAPYAVVGATVIAVWQMAINESGDIIDADRGQGTLEALISTPAPLSLVVLGRTTTITVISLLSLVESVVVARLTFGVVVDVHHVGLFAATLALTAVAMAMTASALAGVFVLSRSARTFQNALSYPFYLLSGAVVPAPLLPEWLQPITKVIFLSWSTDLIRDCLRPGAVPNAPARLAVVAGLGLAAMVVGVWVLRRILQRVRTTGAVSFA; from the coding sequence GTGATCACGGTCTTCGGCGCCGCGGTGTGGTTCCAGGGGCTTCAGATGCGCCGGATCGCGAACCTGAGCGCGCTCGTCGCCACACCGCTGTTCACCCTCGCCCTGGTCGCGATCATGGTGCACTCCGGGAGGGCGGACCTGGCCCCGTACGCGGTGGTGGGCGCGACGGTGATCGCGGTGTGGCAGATGGCGATCAACGAGTCCGGCGACATCATCGACGCGGACCGCGGCCAGGGCACGCTGGAAGCGTTGATCAGCACGCCCGCGCCGCTGTCGCTGGTGGTGCTCGGCCGGACCACGACCATCACGGTGATCAGCCTGCTTTCCCTGGTGGAGAGCGTCGTGGTGGCTCGCCTCACGTTCGGCGTGGTGGTGGACGTCCACCACGTGGGACTGTTCGCGGCGACGCTGGCGCTGACCGCCGTGGCGATGGCGATGACCGCGTCGGCGCTGGCGGGCGTCTTCGTGCTGTCCCGGTCGGCCCGGACGTTCCAGAACGCCTTGTCGTACCCGTTCTACCTGCTCAGCGGTGCCGTCGTGCCCGCGCCGCTGCTGCCGGAGTGGCTGCAACCGATCACCAAAGTCATCTTCTTGTCGTGGTCGACCGACCTGATCCGCGACTGCCTGCGTCCGGGCGCCGTGCCGAACGCGCCGGCGCGCCTGGCCGTGGTGGCCGGGCTGGGGCTGGCCGCGATGGTGGTGGGCGTGTGGGTGCTGCGGCGCATCCTGCAACGCGTCCGCACGACGGGGGCGGTGAGCTTCGCGTGA
- a CDS encoding ABC transporter ATP-binding protein, which translates to MSEPTGSAVVVEGLRRAYERKRQEPRVALDGIDLSVAVGEVHGLLGPNGAGKTTLCKILSTVLLPTGGRAEIFGHDVVSDTAAVRRLLGIVFGGERGLYGRLTARQNLRYWSALYRQPRSVGRQRSAALLERVGLADRADERVETFSRGMKQRLHLARGLIGDPKLLVLDEPTIGMDPVAARDFRALVGELRAEGRTILITTHDMAEAEAVCDRVSLIDEGRLVATENPRTIGDWLSTYERVVAEDVPEDVAVAVRAVPGVRDATRAEGSLVVETDAAGAAARVVELLVKAGVARISTGKPSLADVYLHVIGDRGSVVR; encoded by the coding sequence ATGAGCGAACCGACCGGCTCGGCCGTCGTCGTCGAAGGGCTGCGGCGCGCCTACGAGCGCAAACGGCAGGAGCCGCGCGTCGCCCTGGACGGGATCGACCTGTCCGTCGCCGTAGGCGAGGTGCACGGCCTCCTGGGACCGAACGGCGCGGGCAAGACCACCCTGTGCAAGATCCTGTCCACCGTGCTGCTGCCGACCGGCGGCCGGGCGGAGATCTTCGGCCACGACGTGGTCTCCGACACCGCCGCGGTGCGACGTCTCCTCGGCATCGTGTTCGGCGGCGAGCGCGGCCTGTACGGCAGGCTCACCGCGCGGCAGAACCTGCGTTACTGGTCGGCGCTGTACCGGCAGCCGCGATCCGTCGGCAGGCAGCGGTCCGCCGCCCTGCTGGAGCGGGTGGGCCTGGCCGACCGGGCGGACGAGCGCGTCGAGACGTTCTCGCGCGGCATGAAGCAGCGCCTGCACCTGGCCCGCGGGCTGATCGGCGACCCCAAGCTGCTCGTGCTGGACGAGCCCACCATCGGCATGGACCCGGTGGCGGCCAGGGACTTCCGCGCCCTGGTCGGCGAACTGCGCGCGGAGGGCCGGACGATTCTGATCACCACGCACGACATGGCGGAGGCCGAGGCGGTCTGCGACCGGGTGTCGCTGATCGACGAGGGCAGGCTCGTGGCCACCGAGAACCCGAGGACGATCGGCGACTGGCTGAGCACCTACGAACGGGTGGTCGCCGAGGACGTTCCCGAAGACGTGGCCGTCGCCGTGCGTGCGGTGCCGGGCGTGCGGGACGCCACCCGGGCCGAGGGTTCGCTGGTGGTGGAGACCGACGCGGCGGGTGCGGCGGCACGGGTGGTCGAGCTGCTGGTCAAGGCGGGCGTCGCGCGGATCTCCACCGGCAAGCCGTCGCTGGCGGACGTCTACCTGCACGTCATCGGCGACCGGGGCAGCGTGGTGCGGTGA
- a CDS encoding nucleotidyltransferase family protein translates to MTTTATGVDLALLHRLLDVDEDDTPDVLVRTARDHGWSFPALVLSAFARDGMALGSGSSDELNRTTTRRTLYAGVLAGLSARVPVNVLKGPSIARHYPDGLVRAVGDLDLVVADEEALWRAVRAVLELCPVEAVGVSVYGHPEQHLIIDLAWPGADPFLDKEHRVELSTAAFPGDQGSVPVRVPLPADPVTSDLLAVAEERFQRAFTAKDLVDVAVLAPLVRSGADVAAAAVEWNLAPELLELLELAAPETDLGGLADALPPLRDSAARERERRLAWSSPEPPDDPIAAALAAGREVGGLLLREERRDDMTRSRVLRYDGGVVMETPVGDYLMVDHPEVTQEQYDRALAELDRVDADRAGGA, encoded by the coding sequence ATGACCACCACCGCCACCGGTGTCGACCTCGCCCTGCTCCACCGGCTGCTGGACGTGGACGAGGACGACACACCCGACGTGCTGGTGCGCACCGCTCGCGACCACGGCTGGTCCTTCCCCGCCTTGGTGCTGTCTGCGTTCGCACGCGACGGCATGGCGCTGGGCAGCGGCTCGTCGGACGAGCTGAACCGCACCACGACGCGCCGGACGCTCTACGCCGGGGTCCTCGCCGGGCTTTCCGCGCGCGTGCCGGTCAACGTCCTCAAAGGACCGTCGATCGCCCGGCACTACCCGGACGGGCTGGTGCGCGCGGTCGGCGACCTCGACCTGGTGGTGGCCGACGAGGAGGCGCTGTGGCGCGCGGTGCGGGCGGTGCTTGAGCTGTGCCCGGTCGAGGCGGTCGGGGTGTCGGTGTACGGCCACCCCGAGCAGCACCTGATCATCGACCTGGCGTGGCCGGGCGCGGACCCGTTCCTGGACAAGGAGCACCGGGTGGAGCTGTCCACCGCGGCGTTCCCCGGCGACCAGGGGTCGGTGCCGGTCCGGGTGCCGCTGCCGGCCGACCCGGTCACGTCCGATCTGCTCGCGGTGGCAGAGGAGCGGTTCCAGCGCGCCTTCACCGCCAAGGACCTGGTCGACGTGGCCGTGCTCGCCCCGCTGGTCCGGTCGGGCGCGGACGTCGCCGCCGCGGCCGTCGAGTGGAACCTCGCGCCGGAACTGCTGGAACTGCTGGAACTCGCGGCGCCCGAGACCGACCTCGGCGGGCTCGCCGACGCGCTGCCGCCGTTGCGTGACTCGGCCGCGCGGGAACGGGAGCGGCGGCTCGCCTGGTCATCGCCGGAACCGCCGGACGACCCGATCGCGGCGGCGCTGGCGGCGGGCCGGGAGGTCGGCGGCCTGCTGCTGCGAGAGGAGCGGCGCGACGACATGACGCGGTCCCGCGTGCTGCGGTACGACGGCGGTGTCGTGATGGAGACCCCGGTCGGCGACTACCTGATGGTGGACCACCCCGAGGTGACCCAGGAGCAGTACGACCGGGCACTCGCCGAACTGGACCGTGTCGACGCCGACCGCGCTGGTGGGGCCTGA